The following proteins are encoded in a genomic region of Dioscorea cayenensis subsp. rotundata cultivar TDr96_F1 chromosome 8, TDr96_F1_v2_PseudoChromosome.rev07_lg8_w22 25.fasta, whole genome shotgun sequence:
- the LOC120267096 gene encoding benzaldehyde dehydrogenase, mitochondrial-like: MVLQMSTRRAMSSILNRSFRLLRGRGPVLASGSQRFGTAAALDEPITPPVEVKYTKLLINGQFVDSASGKTFPTLDPRTGEVIAHVSEGDTEDINRAVASARKAFDEGPWPKMTGYERSRILNRFADLVDKHSEELAALETWDNGKPYEQSALAEVPTFSRLFRYYAGWCDKIHGLVVPADSSHHVQVLHEPIGVAGQIIPWNFPLLMFAWKVGPALACGNTIVLKSAEQTPLTALYAAKLFHEAGLPDGVLNVISGYGPTAGAALASHMDVDKLAFTGSTETGKIVLELAARSNLKPVTLELGGKSPMIILDDADVDKAVELAHFALFFNQGQCCCAGSRTFVHEHVYDEFAEKAKARALRRVVGDPFKKGVEQGPQIDDEQFSKVMRYIKSGVNSGATLESGGDRIGDKGYYIQPTIFSNVKDEMEIAKDEIFGPVQSILKFKDIDEVIRRANATHYGLAAGVFTSNIDKANTLTRALRAGTVWVNCFDVFDAAIPFGGYKMSGQGREKGIDSLKNYLQIKAVVTSLKNPAWL, translated from the exons ATGGTGCTTCAAATGTCAACTCGACGTGCCATGTCTTCCATCCTCAACCGTTCTTTCCGTCTTCTTAGAG GTAGAGGACCAGTGTTGGCATCAGGAAGTCAAAGGTTTGGCACTGCTGCAGCACTTGATGAACCAATCACACCACCAGTTGAGGTGAAATACACAAAGCTCTTAATCAATGGACAGTTTGTGGATTCAGCATCAG GCAAGACCTTTCCAACCTTGGATCCTAGAACTGGGGAAGTGATTGCCCATGTTTCTGAAGGTGATACTGAAGACATAAACCGTGCTGTTGCTTCTGCTCGCAAGGCGTTTGATGAAGGGCCATGGCCAAAGATGACTGGTTAT GAACGCTCACGCATACTTAATCGGTTTGCTGATCTGGTTGACAAACACAGTGAGGAGCTTGCAGCACTTGAGACTTGGGATAATGGGAAACCATATGAACAATCTGCCCTGGCAGAAGTGCCCACTTTTTCTCGCTTGTTTCGTTATTATGCTG GTTGGTGTGACAAGATTCACGGTCTGGTTGTTCCTGCTGATAGTTCACATCATGTACAAGTTTTGCATGAGCCAATTGGTGTTGCTGGGCAGATTATACCTTGGAATTTTCCACTTCTGATGTTTGCTTGGAAGGTTGGCCCTGCGCTTGCATGTGGTAATACCATTGTTCTGAAGTCTGCAGAACAAACTCCTTTAACTGCTCTTTATGCAGCAAAATTGTTCCATGAG GCTGGGCTTCCTGACGGTGTTTTGAATGTGATCTCTGGGTATGGTCCAACAGCAGGTGCAGCTCTTGCTAGTCATATGGACGTAGACAAG CTTGCATTTACTGGATCAACTGAAACTGGCAAGATTGTACTTGAGTTGGCTGCTCGAAGCAACCTAAAACCGGTGACATTAGAACTTGGGGGCAAGTCCCCTATGATTATTTTGGATGATGCTGATGTTGACAAGGCTGTAGAGCTTGCACATTTtgcactattttttaatcag GGTCAGTGCTGCTGTGCTGGTTCCCGTACATTTGTACATGAACATGTATATGATGAGTTTGCAGAGAAAGCGAAAGCCCGTGCCCTGAGACGTGTTGTTGGTGACCCTTTTAAGAAGGGTGTTGAGCAAGGTCCTCAG ATTGATGATGAACAATTCAGCAAAGTCATGCGCTACATCAAATCAGGTGTCAATAGCGGGGCTACTTTAGAATCAGGCGGTGACAGAATCGGCGACAAAGGCTACTATATTCAGCCTACAATCTTCTCAAACGTGAAg GATGAAATGGAGATTGCAAAAGATGAGATTTTTGGACCTGTTCAATCCATTCTTAAGTTCAA AGATATTGATGAGGTGATTCGAAGAGCAAATGCTACTCACTATGGCCTTGCTGCTGGAGTTTTTACAAGTAATATCGACAAAGCTAACACATTAACTCGGGCATTGAGAGCTGGAACAGTTTGGGTTAATTGTTTTGATGTGTTCGATGCTGCAATTCCATTCGGTGGGTACAAAATGAGTGGGCAAGGAAGAGAGAAAGGGATTGATAGTCTCAAGAACTACTTGCAGATAAAAGCAGTAGTTACTTCTTTGAAGAACCCTGCATGGCTGTAA
- the LOC120266345 gene encoding uncharacterized protein LOC120266345 isoform X1, translating to MPGPGPHTMYALGTGIALMHVTRGSFSPHHCLFYATNAFLGPDLGSFSEWLTSSAIGLGQGFGSLAMDFIHHPFYYPFLLGLPLALFYSWLSGILFRGGFLDSLSGQVPLSRWQCFLLVCAGSLSHFFLDHLFEENGHSSTYSWILSTGWWEGAAPINQDAVLVVGFLCTCLFIGFVYINRVKHNSSVVTKSSQSMRLILAIGSLYCLWCTSQIYWRNPPQPAIGEEADLGVLIFLTIYFFLPHGLCILSMNPKYHLDTPEELPL from the exons ATGCCGGGCCCGGGTCCGCACACGATGTACGCGCTGGGCACGGGCATTGCGCTGATGCACGTCACACGTGGCTCGTTTAGCCCGCACCACTGCCTCTTCTACGCTACCAACGCCTTCCTTGGCCCCGATCTCGGCTCCTTCTCCGAATGGCTCACTTCCTCCGCCATAGGCCTCGGCCAAGGCTTCGGTTCTCTTGCTATGGACTTCATCCATCATCCCTTCTACTACCCTTTCCTCCTTGGCCTGCCTCTCGCCCTCTTCTACTCTTGGCTTTCTGGTATACTTTTCCGTGGTGGGTTTCTCGATTCTCTTTCTGGG CAGGTTCCGCTTAGCAGATGGCAGTGCTTCTTGTTGGTCTGCGCGGGCTCGCTGTCCCACTTTTTCTTGGATCATTTGTTTGAG GAAAATGGCCATTCTTCTACATATTCTTGGATTTTGAGCACAGGCTGGTGGGAAGGTGCAGCTCCTATTAATCAAGATgctgttcttgttgtgggattctTATGCACTTGCTTATTTATAGGCTTTGTTTACATTAACAG GGTCAAGCATAACAGTTCTGTTGTCACAAAATCAAGTCAATCAATGAGACTTATTTTGGCTATCGGAAGCCTGTACTGCCTATGGTGCACTAGTCAGATATACTGGAGGAATCCTCCACAGCCAGCAATCGGTGAAGAGGCTGATCTTGGTGTTCTTATATTTCtcactatttattttttcctccCGCATGGCTTATGCATCCTTTCTATGAACCCGAAATACCATCTCGACACACCAGAAGAACTACCATTGTAG
- the LOC120266345 gene encoding uncharacterized protein LOC120266345 isoform X2 gives MPGPGPHTMYALGTGIALMHVTRGSFSPHHCLFYATNAFLGPDLGSFSEWLTSSAIGLGQGFGSLAMDFIHHPFYYPFLLGLPLALFYSWLSGILFRGGFLDSLSGVPLSRWQCFLLVCAGSLSHFFLDHLFEENGHSSTYSWILSTGWWEGAAPINQDAVLVVGFLCTCLFIGFVYINRVKHNSSVVTKSSQSMRLILAIGSLYCLWCTSQIYWRNPPQPAIGEEADLGVLIFLTIYFFLPHGLCILSMNPKYHLDTPEELPL, from the exons ATGCCGGGCCCGGGTCCGCACACGATGTACGCGCTGGGCACGGGCATTGCGCTGATGCACGTCACACGTGGCTCGTTTAGCCCGCACCACTGCCTCTTCTACGCTACCAACGCCTTCCTTGGCCCCGATCTCGGCTCCTTCTCCGAATGGCTCACTTCCTCCGCCATAGGCCTCGGCCAAGGCTTCGGTTCTCTTGCTATGGACTTCATCCATCATCCCTTCTACTACCCTTTCCTCCTTGGCCTGCCTCTCGCCCTCTTCTACTCTTGGCTTTCTGGTATACTTTTCCGTGGTGGGTTTCTCGATTCTCTTTCTGGG GTTCCGCTTAGCAGATGGCAGTGCTTCTTGTTGGTCTGCGCGGGCTCGCTGTCCCACTTTTTCTTGGATCATTTGTTTGAG GAAAATGGCCATTCTTCTACATATTCTTGGATTTTGAGCACAGGCTGGTGGGAAGGTGCAGCTCCTATTAATCAAGATgctgttcttgttgtgggattctTATGCACTTGCTTATTTATAGGCTTTGTTTACATTAACAG GGTCAAGCATAACAGTTCTGTTGTCACAAAATCAAGTCAATCAATGAGACTTATTTTGGCTATCGGAAGCCTGTACTGCCTATGGTGCACTAGTCAGATATACTGGAGGAATCCTCCACAGCCAGCAATCGGTGAAGAGGCTGATCTTGGTGTTCTTATATTTCtcactatttattttttcctccCGCATGGCTTATGCATCCTTTCTATGAACCCGAAATACCATCTCGACACACCAGAAGAACTACCATTGTAG
- the LOC120266334 gene encoding U-box domain-containing protein 19-like, with protein MKSESSQRRFLSFPAVHPCEAISPATLLRSLITLAGDIDGFRSETFTCHRRSAREAIRQVGAILEFLQDISSSSSSSSLSKSTVLSFSELHVTLQKIRLLLGDCSSRGARLWLLVRSDRVSGEFRLLIRSIATSLDVLPLDFVDSSPEIKELVRLISWQAWKVPIETDADDERVAGMVRSIMKQFEHGYAPDTENVEEVMDHLKIKNWAECNEEISFLESELFSCEDSIDAGVLSSLMAFMVYCRAVLFHSDSDSDSRSGIANRRSKQSTRFQKDSLLSDINLEDLKCPISLELMTDPVTLSTGQTYNRSSIKRWFDSGCLTCPVTGEKLTNANMMVPNSTLRKLAEQLCRENNIQTNELNNNKRDLSKTVKPGGSAAAIVMRMTASYLVDMIWTSSSEQVKAKAAYEIRLLTKSNLFNRDCFVQSGAVPWLLKLSSSSNPSAQEHSVAALLNISKVELGRIAIFENGGLLSLLRVLTHGIKVEARQNAAAILFYLSSIDEYRKVIGEAPEAIPALVDLLKRGTYRGKKNAVVTLFGLLIFPGNLPKVIAAGAVPALINILSIEKEDLIDDTTAVLARIAEKPEGAKVILRSSALPSVVQVLRSSTSRSGKEHCVALLLSLCHNGGTKVARLLDEFTTLMPSLYSLLTEGSPHTAKKARALLNHLHHSHEESCPAGSVPPQYQQDQWSVSAQ; from the coding sequence ATGAAATCAGAATCATCACAACGCCGGTTTCTCTCTTTCCCGGCAGTCCACCCCTGCGAAGCCATCTCTCCGGCGACCCTTCTCCGATCTCTCATCACCCTCGCCGGTGACATCGATGGCTTCCGCTCCGAGACCTTCACCTGCCACCGCCGCAGTGCGCGTGAAGCCATCCGCCAGGTCGGCGCCATCCTCGAGTTCTTGCAGgacatctcctcctcctcctcctcctcctctctttcCAAATCCACTGTTCTGAGCTTCTCTGAGCTCCATGTCACGCTTCAGAAGATCAGGCTTCTTCTTGGTGATTGCTCGAGCCGTGGCGCCAGACTCTGGCTCCTGGTGCGCTCCGACCGCGTATCAGGCGAGTTCCGGCTTCTCATCCGGTCAATTGCGACGTCTCTTGATGTTCTCCCGTTGGACTTCGTTGATTCGTCACCGGAGATAAAGGAACTGGTTCGGTTGATCTCTTGGCAGGCTTGGAAGGTTCCGATCGAGACTGACGCCGATGATGAGCGCGTCGCCGGTATGGTTAGATCGATTATGAAACAGTTCGAGCACGGGTATGCTCCAGATACGGAAAACGTCGAAGAGGTGATGGATCATTTGAAGATCAAGAACTGGGCGGAATGCAACGAAGAGATCTCTTTCTTGGAATCAGAACTCTTCTCCTGCGAGGACTCCATTGATGCCGGAGTACTCAGTAGCTTGATGGCATTTATGGTGTATTGCCGAGCCGTTCTTTTTCATTCCGATTCCGATTCCGATTCCCGGTCCGGCATTGCTAATAGGAGGAGCAAACAGAGTACTAGATTTCAAAAAGATTCCTTGCTCAGCGATATCAATCTGGAGGATTTGAAATGCCCGATTTCTCTGGAGTTGATGACTGATCCTGTCACGCTCTCCACCGGCCAAACATACAACCGTTCATCAATCAAGAGGTGGTTCGATTCTGGTTGCCTCACTTGCCCGGTCACCGGCGAGAAGCTCACCAATGCAAATATGATGGTACCCAACTCCACTCTCCGGAAACTGGCGGAGCAGCTTTGCCGAGAAAACAACATCCAAACCAAtgaattaaacaataacaaaagagATCTCTCCAAGACAGTGAAGCCTGGCGGCTCTGCCGCCGCCATAGTGATGAGAATGACTGCCTCGTACCTTGTCGACATGATCTGGACTTCTTCTAGTGAACAAGTTAAAGCTAAAGCTGCGTATGAAATCCGGTTGTTAACAAAATCCAATCTATTTAATCGAGATTGCTTCGTGCAATCCGGCGCAGTCCCTTGGCTACTGAAACTCTCTTCTTCATCCAATCCTTCAGCTCAAGAACACTCAGTGGCTGCACTTCTCAACATCTCCAAAGTGGAGCTTGGCCGCATTGCTATCTTCGAGAATGGTGGCCTGCTATCATTGCTCAGAGTATTAACTCATGGAATCAAGGTTGAAGCTAGACAGAATGCAGCTGCCATCCTTTTCTACCTCTCTTCCATTGATGAGTACCGAAAAGTTATTGGAGAAGCACCGGAAGCCATTCCGGCATTGGTTGATCTTCTCAAACGAGGAACATACAGAGGAAAAAAGAATGCAGTTGTGACACTGTTTGGTCTTCTCATTTTCCCCGGAAACCTCCCAAAAGTCATTGCCGCCGGTGCCGTTCCAGCCCTCATTAATATACTATCAATAGAAAAAGAAGACCTCATTGATGACACCACAGCTGTTCTAGCAAGGATTGCAGAGAAACCAGAAGGAGCTAAAGTGATACTGCGGTCCTCTGCTCTGCCATCAGTAGTACAAGTTCTCCGATCATCAACTTCAAGGTCCGGCAAGGAGCATTGCGTTGCATTGTTGCTCTCTTTGTGCCACAATGGTGGAACAAAGGTTGCAAGGCTTTTGGATGAATTCACTACACTAATGCCATCACTGTATTCACTCCTCACTGAAGGTTCTCCCCACACTGCTAAGAAGGCAAGAGCTCTGCTCAACCATTTGCATCACTCCCATGAAGAAAGCTGCCCGGCTGGTTCGGTTCCTCCACAGTATCAACAAGATCAGTGGTCTGTTTCTGCACAGTGA